One region of Candidatus Peribacteraceae bacterium genomic DNA includes:
- the asnS gene encoding asparagine--tRNA ligase: protein MQATKISVSSARKPESIGQHVLIQGWVRTRRDSKGGFSFLDINDGSSLHGLQVIAEKSLPDYESEVLKLMTGCSVSVEGTVTKSVGGEQATELKAEKLTVHGWADETFPLQKKRHSFEVLREWAHLRPRTNTFGALLRVRNCVCRSIHNFFQEEGFLYVHTPIISTSDCEGAGQMFRVTTLDAEKPPRTEEGGVDHAQDFFGKQAFLTVSGQLEGEACATAMGKIYTFGPTFRAENSNTTRHLAEFWMIEPEMAFCDLEGDMDLAERFLRRICGDVLAQCAEDVAFFNERIDTTVLETLKAMSTSSFARMSYTEAIEVLQKSGKSFEFPVEWGTDLQSEHERYLAEEHCKKPVILYDYPRALKAFYMRLNEDGKTVRAMDVLAPKVGEIIGGSQREERLEVLEKRMVEQGLNPKDYWWYLDLRRYGTVPHAGFGLGLERLVQFITGMGNIRDVIPFPRTPGNAEF from the coding sequence ATGCAAGCTACCAAAATATCCGTCTCCTCAGCCCGCAAGCCCGAATCCATCGGCCAGCATGTCCTTATCCAAGGATGGGTCCGCACGCGGCGGGACAGTAAAGGAGGCTTTAGCTTTTTGGACATCAACGACGGCTCCTCGCTCCACGGTCTGCAGGTGATAGCGGAGAAGTCGCTCCCCGATTATGAGTCCGAAGTGCTCAAGCTGATGACCGGCTGCAGCGTTTCGGTGGAGGGGACGGTGACGAAGTCCGTGGGAGGTGAGCAAGCCACGGAGCTCAAGGCCGAGAAGCTCACGGTGCACGGATGGGCGGACGAAACGTTCCCGCTCCAAAAGAAGCGCCACAGCTTCGAGGTGCTGCGCGAGTGGGCGCACCTGCGCCCCCGCACCAACACCTTCGGCGCACTCCTGCGAGTTCGCAACTGCGTGTGCCGGTCCATCCACAACTTCTTCCAGGAGGAGGGGTTCCTGTACGTGCACACGCCCATCATCAGCACCAGCGACTGCGAGGGGGCGGGGCAGATGTTCCGTGTGACCACGCTGGATGCGGAAAAGCCGCCGCGGACGGAGGAAGGTGGGGTGGATCACGCGCAAGATTTTTTCGGCAAGCAGGCTTTCCTCACGGTCAGCGGCCAGCTGGAAGGGGAGGCGTGCGCCACGGCCATGGGGAAGATCTACACGTTCGGCCCCACGTTCCGTGCGGAGAACAGCAATACCACGCGGCACCTGGCGGAGTTCTGGATGATAGAGCCGGAGATGGCGTTCTGCGATTTGGAGGGGGATATGGACTTGGCCGAGCGGTTCCTTCGCAGAATCTGCGGCGACGTGCTGGCGCAGTGCGCGGAGGATGTGGCGTTCTTCAATGAGCGCATCGATACCACCGTGCTGGAGACGTTGAAGGCCATGAGCACGTCCTCGTTCGCGCGTATGTCCTACACGGAGGCCATCGAGGTCCTGCAGAAGAGCGGGAAGAGTTTCGAGTTCCCGGTAGAGTGGGGGACGGACCTCCAATCCGAGCACGAGCGGTACCTGGCGGAGGAGCACTGCAAGAAGCCCGTGATCCTCTACGATTACCCACGCGCCCTCAAGGCGTTCTACATGCGTCTCAATGAGGACGGCAAGACGGTGCGCGCCATGGATGTGCTCGCCCCCAAGGTGGGGGAGATCATCGGCGGCAGCCAGCGCGAGGAGCGGCTGGAGGTTCTCGAAAAGCGCATGGTGGAGCAGGGGCTCAACCCCAAGGATTACTGGTGGTACCTGGACCTGCGCCGGTACGGAACAGTGCCGCATGCGGGGTTTGGCCTCGGCCTGGAGCGCCTCGTGCAGTTCATCACCGGCATGGGTAACATCCGCGATGTGATTCCGTTCCCAAGGACGCCGGGGAATGCGGAGTTCTAG
- a CDS encoding type II toxin-antitoxin system antitoxin SocA domain-containing protein — MFERFFGQRLDEKTRDLATYIYALLTENGVKCDIFFLTKTLYLCDVATYRYTGRQITNLSWEWWDYGPFDTKIYDYRKDLIHRGVLGPNDIESKIKHQSVAYVHIQKLSDLEAAITKKVVLQVKDLDFNGLKNLAYKTPPIEAAQQKGLKPGVKAKLDFNTITRKEIGLTTQIS, encoded by the coding sequence ATGTTTGAAAGATTTTTCGGTCAACGGTTGGACGAAAAAACTAGGGATCTAGCGACCTATATTTATGCCTTACTTACAGAGAATGGAGTGAAGTGTGACATTTTTTTTCTAACAAAGACTTTATATCTCTGTGACGTTGCAACATATCGATATACAGGTAGGCAAATTACTAATCTAAGTTGGGAGTGGTGGGATTATGGTCCTTTTGATACTAAAATTTATGATTACAGAAAGGATCTAATACATAGAGGTGTTCTAGGTCCTAATGACATTGAAAGTAAAATAAAACATCAATCGGTTGCTTACGTTCATATCCAAAAACTCTCGGATTTAGAAGCCGCAATTACTAAGAAGGTCGTGTTACAAGTTAAGGATTTAGATTTCAATGGCTTGAAGAATTTAGCGTATAAGACACCGCCGATAGAGGCTGCACAACAAAAAGGACTGAAGCCTGGAGTGAAAGCCAAATTAGATTTTAATACAATTACCCGCAAGGAGATTGGGCTTACTACACAAATTTCCTGA
- a CDS encoding N-6 DNA methylase — protein MFEQAFKNIDDILREDAGVGTELDYIEQTSWILFLKYLDDLEETKRKEAELAGKNYSNIIESQYRWEKWAVPKTKDGKIDHQKALTGDDLKDFVDNKLFPYLKKFKHEAESPDTIEYKIGEIFSELKNKIQSGYTLRGILDTVDSLHFQTSKEKHELSHLYESKIQKMGNAGRNGGEYYTPRPLIKTIVKVVAPQIGETIYDGAVGSAGFLVEAYEYLKHSKKLSTKDVETLQKKTFYAKEKKSLAYIIGIMNMILHGIEAPNIRHTNTLAENISDIQEKDRYDVVLANPPFGGNERAEVQQNFPIKTGETAFLFLQHFIKILKAGGKAGIVIKNTFLSNTDNAAVSLRKHLLETCNLHTVLDLPGGTFTGAGVKTVILFFEKGKSTKKVWYYQLNLKRNLGKTNPLNEIDLEEFVQLQKTKADSANSWSVDVADIDQSTFDLSAKNPNGGGEAVLRDPKEILEEMKHLDMESANLLQVISNSVIH, from the coding sequence ATGTTTGAACAGGCCTTCAAGAACATTGACGATATCCTGCGGGAAGATGCTGGCGTGGGAACGGAACTGGATTACATCGAACAAACGTCATGGATACTCTTCCTGAAGTACCTCGACGATTTGGAAGAGACGAAAAGGAAAGAAGCGGAGCTGGCAGGAAAAAACTACAGCAACATCATAGAGTCGCAGTATCGCTGGGAAAAATGGGCAGTACCCAAGACGAAGGATGGGAAGATTGACCACCAAAAGGCACTCACGGGCGACGACCTGAAGGACTTCGTTGATAACAAGCTGTTTCCGTACCTCAAGAAGTTTAAGCATGAGGCCGAGAGTCCCGATACGATTGAGTATAAGATTGGCGAAATATTCAGCGAACTGAAGAATAAAATCCAAAGCGGCTATACCCTGAGAGGCATCCTGGACACCGTGGACAGCCTGCACTTCCAGACGAGCAAAGAGAAGCACGAATTGTCACACCTCTACGAAAGCAAAATACAGAAGATGGGGAACGCAGGAAGGAACGGAGGCGAGTATTACACCCCCCGCCCGTTGATTAAGACCATTGTGAAGGTAGTTGCCCCTCAAATCGGGGAAACTATTTATGACGGCGCGGTGGGGTCAGCGGGATTCTTGGTGGAGGCGTATGAATACCTGAAGCACAGCAAGAAACTCTCCACCAAAGACGTGGAGACGCTGCAGAAGAAAACCTTCTACGCCAAAGAGAAGAAATCCCTCGCGTACATCATCGGGATTATGAACATGATTCTGCACGGTATAGAAGCCCCCAATATCCGCCATACCAATACGCTTGCCGAAAACATCTCCGATATACAGGAGAAAGACCGCTACGACGTGGTGCTGGCGAACCCCCCCTTTGGAGGGAACGAACGTGCGGAGGTGCAACAGAACTTCCCCATAAAAACGGGGGAAACGGCGTTCCTGTTTCTCCAGCACTTCATTAAGATTCTGAAAGCGGGCGGCAAGGCGGGCATCGTCATCAAGAACACCTTCCTCTCCAATACGGACAATGCCGCAGTGTCTTTACGCAAGCACCTTCTAGAAACGTGCAATCTGCACACGGTATTGGATTTGCCTGGCGGGACATTCACGGGGGCAGGGGTGAAAACCGTCATTCTTTTCTTTGAAAAAGGGAAGTCTACGAAGAAAGTGTGGTACTACCAACTCAACCTAAAACGCAATTTAGGTAAGACGAATCCCCTTAATGAAATAGATTTAGAGGAGTTTGTGCAGCTACAGAAAACCAAAGCGGATTCTGCAAACTCATGGAGCGTGGATGTTGCTGATATAGACCAGAGTACTTTTGACCTTTCCGCGAAGAACCCGAATGGGGGTGGGGAGGCTGTATTGCGGGACCCAAAAGAGATTTTGGAGGAGATGAAACATTTGGATATGGAAAGTGCAAATCTATTACAAGTAATCAGTAACAGTGTTATTCACTGA
- a CDS encoding Shedu anti-phage system protein SduA domain-containing protein, translating to MNHFVRKEIKAKKICEKAHFKVSLVEIQKNKYLIASEAIGNPPQGNIIEMQSSYKEGEAWKHTVWVREDMHENFLKAYLDMVQAASWQLPNHELITQLVNAEKDSEGGSSVIIITDKNKKDIIEKLLLLGYSEDFWASLSESDPDLADKIVAGQLVLQRKKVIDNLKQRLTQSYPETDGSDSWQNWIYANNWLFGANYKKPIEKQKININGIMPDYLFPTLDNFVDILEIKLPSFEVLEEDKSHRGSWAWSRNSNIAIGQVANYLCEIDRQVLEIEKQIKKSYGIEVSLLKPRAFILIGNSSTWKVEKKEGLRRLNHTLHGIEILTYAELIRRGESFVSVPSDHL from the coding sequence ATGAATCATTTTGTTAGGAAAGAAATTAAGGCAAAAAAAATATGTGAGAAGGCGCATTTCAAAGTTTCATTGGTTGAGATACAAAAGAACAAATATTTGATTGCATCAGAAGCAATTGGCAACCCCCCACAGGGAAACATAATTGAAATGCAGAGTAGTTATAAAGAAGGAGAGGCATGGAAACACACTGTTTGGGTCAGGGAAGACATGCACGAAAATTTCCTCAAGGCGTATTTAGATATGGTGCAAGCAGCTTCTTGGCAACTGCCAAATCATGAACTGATTACTCAGCTTGTGAATGCTGAAAAAGATTCTGAAGGCGGGAGTAGCGTCATAATAATTACTGACAAAAATAAAAAGGATATAATAGAAAAACTGTTGTTGCTAGGCTATTCCGAAGACTTCTGGGCCTCTCTTAGCGAATCGGACCCTGATTTAGCAGATAAAATAGTTGCTGGTCAATTAGTGCTTCAGCGGAAGAAAGTTATTGATAATCTTAAGCAACGCCTTACGCAGAGCTATCCCGAAACGGATGGTTCTGATTCTTGGCAGAATTGGATATATGCAAATAATTGGCTTTTTGGTGCCAACTACAAAAAACCTATTGAGAAACAAAAAATCAACATTAATGGAATAATGCCTGATTATTTATTTCCAACACTCGATAACTTTGTTGATATTCTCGAGATAAAACTACCCTCTTTTGAAGTGCTTGAAGAAGATAAAAGTCATCGAGGGTCATGGGCTTGGTCAAGAAATTCGAACATTGCTATCGGTCAAGTAGCAAATTATTTATGTGAGATTGATAGGCAAGTATTAGAAATTGAAAAACAAATTAAGAAATCTTACGGCATCGAGGTTTCATTACTAAAACCAAGAGCCTTTATCCTCATTGGAAATAGCAGTACATGGAAGGTAGAAAAAAAAGAGGGATTGAGAAGGCTTAACCATACCTTACATGGTATAGAAATATTAACTTATGCAGAGCTTATTAGACGAGGTGAAAGCTTTGTTAGTGTTCCTTCTGACCATCTATGA
- a CDS encoding restriction endonuclease subunit S, with translation MKSEWQTQKLGEVCKIIKGRKPLILKERKEGCLPYLTAKFLRGTSNAEYVSIKDRNSVQVNTDEMIIICDGSNSGEMFQGFNGVLASTMGKIKHNNELDSRFLHTFLDFQFYLFNSKKTGAAIPHLDQSLLYSLEIPLPPLPEQKRIVSILDKSFEAIEKAKENAEKNLQNSKELIESYLNAAFTEGRGEWPKKSLKEVCAFENGDRGKNYPNRKEYVSSGIPWINTGHIQPDGTLSQNEMNYISRKKFDTLRSGKIREGDLVYCLRGATLGKTALVEPFTQGAVASSLVIIRPCESLNRHFLFYFLISPHGQGKIKEYQNGAAQPNLGAKSVAKFVITLPPLSEQEVIINRIKHYFETTRCLESIYLKKIVALDELKQSLLSKAFAGEL, from the coding sequence ATGAAATCAGAGTGGCAAACCCAAAAACTCGGCGAAGTTTGTAAGATTATTAAAGGTCGCAAGCCTCTAATATTAAAAGAGAGAAAAGAAGGTTGTCTTCCATATCTCACTGCAAAGTTTCTTCGAGGTACAAGTAATGCTGAATATGTCTCGATAAAGGATAGGAATTCAGTGCAGGTGAATACAGATGAAATGATTATTATTTGTGACGGTTCCAATTCTGGTGAAATGTTTCAAGGATTTAATGGAGTATTGGCTTCGACAATGGGGAAGATTAAACATAATAATGAATTAGATTCACGTTTCTTACATACTTTCTTGGATTTTCAATTTTATTTATTCAATTCTAAAAAAACTGGCGCTGCAATTCCGCATTTAGACCAAAGCCTTCTGTATTCTCTAGAAATCCCCCTTCCCCCACTTCCCGAACAAAAACGCATTGTCTCCATTCTCGATAAATCCTTTGAAGCGATAGAAAAGGCAAAGGAGAATGCTGAAAAGAATCTTCAAAATTCTAAAGAACTTATTGAAAGCTATCTAAATGCGGCCTTCACCGAAGGCAGAGGAGAATGGCCGAAAAAGTCGTTAAAGGAAGTTTGTGCATTTGAGAACGGAGACCGAGGAAAAAACTACCCGAATCGAAAGGAGTATGTGTCTTCTGGAATACCGTGGATTAACACAGGACACATTCAACCAGATGGGACTCTATCCCAGAACGAGATGAATTATATCTCACGGAAAAAATTCGACACGCTACGAAGTGGAAAGATCCGGGAGGGAGACTTGGTCTATTGTTTGCGTGGTGCAACGCTTGGAAAAACTGCTTTAGTTGAACCATTCACTCAGGGCGCGGTAGCATCCTCTTTGGTCATAATTCGTCCTTGCGAATCGCTAAATCGCCATTTTCTTTTCTACTTTCTTATCAGCCCACACGGTCAAGGAAAAATTAAGGAGTATCAAAATGGCGCTGCCCAACCGAACCTTGGGGCGAAAAGTGTTGCAAAATTTGTAATTACGCTGCCACCGCTTTCCGAACAGGAAGTCATAATCAATAGAATCAAACATTATTTCGAGACGACCCGCTGTCTCGAATCCATTTATCTGAAAAAAATAGTTGCACTTGATGAGCTGAAGCAATCCCTTCTTTCTAAAGCCTTTGCTGGTGAGCTATAG
- a CDS encoding DEAD/DEAH box helicase family protein, whose protein sequence is MNESETRAELIDPKLRESGWGEVDGSRIRREFHINDGRIQVGGTRGKRDIADYILVFNNQKVAVVEAKSDREEASEGVAQAKAYAEKLHIDYTYATNGKEIYEICMKTGKEGTVKAFPTPQELWTRLYPHENNWRDRFAAVPFENLFGDANMRFYQEIAVEKTLNAIANNKQRMLLTLATGTGKTAIAFQIVWKLFQSRWNLKRDAERRPRILFLADRNILADQAFNTFSKFPEDALVRISPLDIRKKGGVPTNGSIFFTIFQTFMSGPKGTPYFGSYPSDFFDFIIVDECHRGGANDESNWRGILEYFSPAVQLGLTATPKRKDNVDTYRYFGEPLYVYSLKEGINDGFLTPFKVKRIKTTLDEYVYTSDDQIIEGEVEEGKIYEEEDFNRIIEIKEREAMRVRLALAEINQKEKAIVFCATQSHAAAVRDLINQYKTSTDPRYCVRVTANDGARGEQYLREFQDNEKTIPTILTTSQKLSTGVDARNIRTIVLMRPVHSMIEFKQIIGRGTRLFEGKEYFTILDFVDAYKHFADPTWDGEPIDETTEKPPKEPEPLEPPMDDGGGQDDDEEPPPRRILKIKLRDGKEREIQHMVATSFWSADGKPISIEEFLQNLFGSLPDFFSSEEELRKIWSNPSTRKAFLEKIAELGYGKDELETLQKLISAEDSDLFDVLSYVSFAIKPITREKRVEGASEAIYKGLDDKQQEFLEFVLSKYIDSGVEELDEEKLPKLLNLKYHAIADAENALGSVAKIRSVFIGFQKLLYGRQLAKLS, encoded by the coding sequence ATGAACGAATCAGAAACACGCGCCGAACTGATAGACCCTAAACTCCGCGAAAGCGGCTGGGGGGAAGTGGATGGTTCAAGAATCCGTCGTGAGTTCCATATTAACGATGGAAGAATCCAAGTGGGAGGGACGCGCGGCAAGCGCGATATTGCCGATTACATCCTTGTGTTCAACAACCAAAAGGTGGCGGTGGTGGAAGCCAAGAGCGACAGGGAAGAGGCATCGGAAGGCGTAGCCCAGGCAAAGGCCTACGCGGAGAAACTGCACATTGATTACACCTATGCCACCAACGGAAAGGAGATTTATGAGATATGCATGAAAACAGGAAAGGAAGGGACGGTGAAGGCATTCCCGACCCCCCAAGAGCTTTGGACGAGGCTGTACCCGCATGAGAATAACTGGAGAGACCGATTTGCCGCCGTGCCGTTTGAGAACTTATTTGGGGACGCAAACATGCGGTTTTACCAAGAAATCGCAGTGGAGAAGACGCTGAACGCCATAGCCAACAATAAACAGCGGATGCTGCTGACGCTTGCCACGGGGACGGGTAAAACGGCAATCGCCTTCCAAATTGTATGGAAGCTGTTCCAATCCCGCTGGAACCTGAAACGGGACGCGGAAAGGCGGCCAAGAATCCTCTTCCTTGCAGACAGGAACATCCTTGCAGACCAAGCGTTCAACACCTTCTCAAAATTCCCTGAAGACGCGCTGGTACGCATCAGCCCGCTTGATATACGCAAGAAGGGAGGCGTCCCGACGAACGGTAGCATCTTCTTCACCATCTTCCAGACCTTCATGAGTGGGCCGAAAGGGACGCCGTATTTCGGTTCCTATCCTTCTGACTTCTTTGACTTCATCATCGTGGATGAGTGCCATCGTGGAGGGGCGAATGACGAAAGCAACTGGCGGGGGATATTGGAATACTTTTCCCCTGCCGTACAACTCGGCCTCACGGCGACCCCGAAGCGGAAGGACAACGTGGATACCTACAGGTACTTCGGCGAACCCCTCTATGTCTATTCCCTGAAAGAAGGCATCAACGACGGCTTCCTTACACCATTCAAGGTGAAGCGCATCAAGACCACCCTGGACGAGTACGTGTACACCTCGGACGACCAGATTATTGAAGGGGAGGTTGAGGAAGGGAAGATATATGAGGAGGAAGACTTCAACCGCATCATCGAGATAAAGGAACGCGAAGCAATGCGGGTGCGTCTTGCACTTGCCGAAATAAACCAGAAGGAGAAGGCCATCGTCTTCTGCGCAACCCAATCGCATGCGGCGGCCGTGCGCGACTTGATTAACCAATACAAGACCAGCACCGACCCCCGCTACTGCGTGCGCGTGACGGCAAATGACGGAGCAAGGGGAGAACAGTATCTACGGGAGTTCCAGGATAACGAGAAGACCATCCCTACCATCCTCACGACCTCGCAAAAACTCTCTACGGGGGTGGATGCCCGAAACATCCGTACCATCGTTCTCATGCGCCCCGTGCACTCCATGATTGAGTTTAAGCAGATTATCGGACGCGGGACGAGACTCTTCGAAGGAAAGGAGTACTTCACCATTTTGGACTTCGTGGATGCTTACAAGCATTTTGCCGACCCCACTTGGGACGGTGAGCCGATAGACGAGACGACTGAAAAACCGCCAAAGGAGCCTGAACCGCTTGAGCCGCCGATGGATGATGGGGGAGGACAAGATGACGATGAGGAACCGCCTCCGAGAAGAATCCTGAAAATAAAATTGCGCGATGGAAAAGAGCGGGAGATTCAGCACATGGTTGCCACCTCCTTCTGGAGCGCGGACGGCAAGCCCATTTCCATTGAAGAGTTTTTGCAGAATCTCTTTGGTTCCCTGCCTGATTTCTTTTCCAGCGAAGAGGAGCTACGAAAAATTTGGTCAAACCCAAGCACACGAAAGGCGTTTCTGGAGAAAATTGCTGAACTGGGATACGGCAAGGACGAACTGGAAACGTTGCAGAAGCTGATTTCTGCGGAAGATAGTGACCTCTTCGATGTCCTGTCCTACGTGTCCTTTGCCATCAAGCCGATTACCAGAGAAAAGAGGGTGGAGGGCGCAAGCGAAGCCATTTACAAGGGACTCGACGACAAGCAGCAGGAATTCCTGGAATTTGTATTGAGTAAGTACATAGATAGTGGCGTGGAAGAGTTAGACGAAGAGAAGCTGCCAAAACTCCTGAACCTGAAGTACCACGCCATCGCAGACGCCGAAAATGCCCTCGGAAGCGTTGCGAAGATTCGTTCGGTATTCATTGGATTTCAGAAGTTATTGTATGGTCGTCAGCTAGCGAAACTATCCTGA
- a CDS encoding isoamylase early set domain-containing protein, protein MPFSRLRERQLREPNQSHPHASSVSVAGSFNEWNPAAKPLKRGKDGQWTAVLVLPPGRHAYRFVVDGSDWREDPSCADREPNAFGGFNSVLSVG, encoded by the coding sequence ATGCCGTTCAGCAGGTTGAGAGAAAGGCAATTACGTGAGCCTAACCAGTCCCATCCCCACGCCTCGTCCGTGAGCGTGGCGGGCAGCTTTAACGAGTGGAACCCCGCGGCCAAGCCGCTCAAGCGCGGCAAGGACGGGCAGTGGACGGCGGTTCTTGTGCTTCCCCCCGGCCGCCACGCCTACCGGTTTGTGGTGGATGGCAGCGATTGGCGGGAGGATCCCTCCTGCGCAGATCGCGAACCCAACGCCTTCGGCGGGTTCAATAGTGTTCTCTCGGTGGGGTAG
- a CDS encoding isoamylase early set domain-containing protein: MVLSSFRKGGKKRVRLSFTHPQASSVSVAGSFNEWNPAAKPLKRGKDGQWTAVLALPPGRHAYRFVVDGNDWREDPSCTEREPNAFGGFNSVLSVG; this comes from the coding sequence ATGGTCCTTTCATCCTTCCGGAAGGGTGGCAAGAAGCGCGTCCGCCTTTCCTTTACCCATCCCCAGGCCTCGTCCGTGAGCGTGGCGGGCAGCTTTAACGAGTGGAACCCCGCGGCCAAGCCGCTCAAGCGGGGCAAGGACGGGCAGTGGACGGCGGTCCTTGCGCTTCCCCCCGGCCGCCACGCCTACCGGTTTGTGGTGGATGGCAACGATTGGCGGGAGGATCCCTCTTGCACGGAGCGGGAACCCAACGCCTTCGGCGGGTTCAATAGTGTTCTCTCGGTGGGGTAG
- a CDS encoding DUF2975 domain-containing protein, whose amino-acid sequence MHTTPVKRASTLFLKAVIILIGGVVLVLCAVVFPQIYTALRNVPEAAAVMYPALIGLYATPLPFFFALYQAFRLLQYIDANNAFSVSSVQALMLIKYCAIAMSLLYAAGMPLVAVLAELDDAPGAILIGAAIVAAPLVVATFAAVLQKLVRNAVDMKLEHDLTV is encoded by the coding sequence ATGCATACTACACCCGTCAAGCGCGCCTCCACGTTGTTCTTAAAAGCAGTCATCATCCTTATCGGTGGCGTCGTACTCGTCCTCTGCGCGGTGGTGTTCCCGCAGATCTACACGGCACTCCGGAACGTACCGGAAGCCGCGGCGGTGATGTATCCCGCACTCATCGGTTTGTATGCCACTCCCCTGCCGTTCTTCTTCGCCCTGTACCAGGCCTTCCGATTGCTGCAGTACATTGATGCGAACAACGCCTTCTCCGTCTCGTCCGTGCAGGCGTTGATGCTGATCAAGTACTGCGCCATTGCCATGAGCCTGCTGTACGCAGCCGGAATGCCGCTGGTTGCCGTCCTCGCCGAACTCGATGACGCGCCGGGGGCCATACTCATCGGCGCTGCCATTGTGGCCGCCCCGCTGGTCGTTGCGACGTTCGCAGCCGTTCTGCAGAAGCTGGTCCGGAATGCCGTGGACATGAAATTGGAACATGACTTAACCGTGTAA
- a CDS encoding helix-turn-helix transcriptional regulator, which translates to MPILVNLDVMLAKRKMSVTELSERVGITMANISILKNGKAKAIRFPTLDAICKALDCQPGDILEYTK; encoded by the coding sequence ATGCCCATCCTCGTCAACCTCGATGTCATGCTGGCCAAACGGAAAATGAGCGTCACCGAACTTTCGGAGAGGGTGGGCATCACCATGGCCAATATTTCCATCTTAAAAAACGGGAAAGCCAAAGCGATCCGGTTCCCCACGCTGGACGCGATCTGCAAGGCGTTGGACTGCCAGCCGGGAGATATTTTGGAATACACGAAATGA
- a CDS encoding NYN domain-containing protein — MPVSTLDSERNLAVFIDLENLALGFQHQKKGQFQIQKVLERLLEKGKLIVKKSYADWSRFPEYTKPFHEAAIELIEIPVRAMTGKNSADIRMVVDAMDLAWSKPHIDTFVIVSGDSDFSPLVSKLKENGKHVIGIGMRGSTSELLSDNCDEFIYYQDLERQEEEHEVVSQLEAQLPEKKREAFALLLDAAAALRRENHEVLYASMIKDTMKRKKPSFDESYYGYRSFTHLLQDAAKLGVVSVERDPKSRSFVVTGFGAQEEATPPAKTPQTRRQRR; from the coding sequence ATGCCCGTATCTACGCTGGATAGCGAACGCAACCTGGCCGTCTTCATCGATCTCGAGAACCTCGCCCTGGGGTTCCAGCACCAGAAGAAAGGGCAGTTCCAGATCCAGAAGGTGCTGGAGCGGCTCCTGGAGAAGGGCAAGCTGATCGTCAAGAAGTCCTATGCGGATTGGAGCCGGTTCCCGGAATACACCAAGCCGTTCCACGAAGCCGCCATCGAACTGATCGAGATCCCCGTGCGCGCCATGACGGGCAAGAACTCCGCGGACATCCGCATGGTGGTGGACGCCATGGACCTGGCGTGGAGCAAGCCGCACATCGACACGTTCGTCATCGTCTCCGGCGACAGCGACTTCTCGCCGCTCGTCTCCAAGCTGAAGGAGAACGGCAAGCACGTGATCGGCATCGGCATGCGCGGCTCCACCTCGGAACTGCTTTCCGATAACTGCGACGAATTCATCTACTACCAGGACTTGGAACGCCAGGAGGAGGAACACGAGGTGGTGTCGCAGCTGGAGGCGCAGCTGCCGGAGAAGAAGCGCGAGGCGTTCGCGCTGCTCCTGGACGCGGCCGCGGCCTTGCGCCGGGAGAACCACGAGGTGCTGTACGCCTCCATGATCAAGGACACCATGAAGCGCAAGAAGCCATCGTTCGACGAGAGCTACTACGGCTACCGCAGCTTCACCCACCTGCTGCAGGACGCGGCGAAGCTGGGCGTGGTGAGCGTGGAGCGGGACCCCAAGAGCCGCAGCTTCGTGGTCACGGGCTTCGGCGCACAGGAGGAAGCAACCCCTCCCGCAAAAACACCGCAGACGCGGCGGCAGAGGAGATGA